In Rosa rugosa chromosome 4, drRosRugo1.1, whole genome shotgun sequence, the genomic stretch attaaCAAAAGGAAGTAATGAAAACATTTCTCACAGTGTGTGAAAATCCAATATATTTTAACACAGTAGCAGTAAGTGGTAGTAAACCATTTCAGAAGTTCTTCGTTCGTTCACAAAATCTTTTCTGTTCTGTTTTCTGCTTATAATTTATCCAAAGAGAGCTATTTCATTGTGCTTCATATCCAAAGGAAGTAATGAAAACATTTCTCACACTGTGTGAAAATCCAATATATTTTAACACAGTAGCAGTAAGTGGTAGTAAACCATTTCAGAAGTTCTTCGTTCGTTCACAAAATCTTTTCTGTTCTGTTTTCTGCTTATAATTTATCCAAAGAGAGCTATTTCATTGTGCTTCATATTTCAAGAGGCCCTAACTAAAACCCACTATCATGCAAGAGCACTCTATGCAAATTCTTTGAGAATGTAAAGTACATCAAAAACACAGCCTACATATATCAAATTTCTGCCTATTTGACCTTAGCACCAACTCCCTCTACAAATTGATAgtatgaaaaaagaagaagattgtaCGGGATTTACACAGATTACATAATCCTGAATCCTGATTCAAAAATATAATTCATTGCCTCAGTACTAGTTCCTTAGCAGCTCACATGAAGCATTCAAAGGCCTGAACGTCCTCAGAATGGAACTACAAATGAACCAGTGTTTTTGAATAGCTCATCACCATATCAAAACGCAAGAAAAGCATGCAAGAGTAATAGAACAAAAACTGAAATTTGGTCTAATACACCCAAATTATCATGTAACCGAACCTCATAAGAAACATTCAAACTTCTATGCATCTTTATGATGAAAGCTTGTTCTGAGAAATGAAAGCAGAGCAGCATTGGGTGTATCTTTCACTTAATCCCAGGTTTACAAACAGTACACAAGAACCAAGACACGGGCATACTAGCATCATCTTGTGTAAGCAAATAAGCATGTCTATGTATTTGGCTTGCTACTAGTAAAATCGAACTGGAAACAAATGATAACGAAAAAGATATTGGTAATAATGTAAAAATCAAGACACCGGTGTTGGACATGTGGAGGCCTGTACAGAGGCATTGCTGCTTCATGGCAAAAGGTTGTGTCTCACACTTTGAAGATGTGTCGCTCGGAAATTTATTATGTAGACTCGTAGAGGAAATTAAACACCAAAAAAGCTTTTCATAGGTTACCAGAACAAGGGAAAAATTTTAAATTGAATGAAGAATTTCAAGtttcaacttggccatcaaagaatAAAACACCAAAGACCTTTCTAACGGCTTATATCAAATATCCAAGTTAGAGGTCTAGGGAACACCATATATTATTCAGGATATGTGGACCAATTGGAAAGATGAAAAAGCATCCACAATCaacttcttcattcatatcttACTCTAAGAGTTGTCATGGATCCTTAATTCTATCTGTGTATGCCGAATGCCACAAATTAAGAACCATCAAAGTGCCATTATCCGATTACCCCAGCAGTGTCAAGCTCCCCTCTTGATGCAAGGGTGATCAGTATTCAAGTAAATTAGCTAGGGTGACCACTGATGCATGTAGCTTTGATTACAAGACACTACATGCGTCATAGACTAATAGCTCAGGAAAAGCATAGGTTCTGAGTCTAAACAAAACCCTCAGAAATCAAATGGCCAAAGAGATATGCAGTCAAAGTCCATGCTATTTTAGCTTACAGATTCTGAGCTAGATAAATCCATCAACCCTTTTAAACCAATCCATCTTGATGGATTGGCTTCTGTCTGGCATCTACTACCTAGCTACTCATGAAAAACATAGGGTAGGTAATCCACCATGTGCTGAAGTTCAAATGAAGGaatagttcattttgatctaaTAGCATGTTCCATCAGAATATAAGTGCTCTGGGACACTGGAGAATGAAATAGTCAAAGCAGTATCTATCGCTGAGAATGATCAGACTGATAGGCCAAAAATGTGGAAACTTAAAACTGACCAGATGCTTGTTGGAATTTGGATAACAAAGAAAATGTGAGATCGAGAGACTCAAGAGCAGAACCATGTTCCCTCACGCTGAGTCCATCAACAATGAAGCAAGAGACTTGGATTGCAACAAAAAATTTCAATCAATATAAAACAGGATGAGACATTCCAACGAAAACAATTAATTAGAAAGTAATGCCAAAGGAAGAAAAATGAGAATAAAAAATGCTGCTGGAGGTTGGGGAAACAGTAATGACCACTGAAATGGATACCTTTCCTTATGACGCGGCGCCCTTTGCCTTGGAAATGATCACGGGGCATTGTGCATGGTTAGCGCAATAGTTGCTCACACTTCCAAGAAACATCCTGTGTACAAATTAAATGCTCATGTTTAGCAAACTGGACTGGACTAGACTTGAATCATACTTCTATTCTATCAGTAGGACAGGAGAAGGATTTGTTTCTTGGAGTACCTTTTTATCGCTAAGTGACCTCTACTTATAGGAATTCTTACACTCACGCTACTTCTATCAAGTCCATATGttcttctcttttgtatttcCATAGAAAGTTTAGATATTATAAGTTTCTGGGGCATTCCAATCTTCTCTCCTTAGTCTAATATTTCCCTTTCATCTCCTAGAATTGACTGACTGCCAGCTTCGAGCATCAGTTAAATTCCTCATGCAAATCTTATCTTAGTTCCTTAATTGAGAATCACAATGTGTGTCCCCATTTTCAGTCCACCGTTTAAGATTTGAACGCAAAGCTTCCCACTAAAGTTCCGAACTTATAGGTAATAATGGCTTAGAGAAAACAACTCACATTTGAAAGCACACAAGCATATGACCCTAGGAAAACATTCTGGCCCCAAAGTTTTAGTCCAACTCAAATTTTAGAACATACAAAAATACCGAAACTACCTTTTAAGAGGGCCAATAGCTCTGGAGCCCATGACAAGTAAGTCAGCATGCAAATTCTCAACAGCTTCACAAATCTTCTCCTTCGGATCCCCAACTACGACTTGGGTTTTCACATTCACCTATTATTCCCAAAAACCcaccaatttaatttttttctttttcacaaaagaacaaaactaaACTCCTCCAACATCAACAAAGCACTTTTAAGCCCATTATAAACTCTAACCTTCTTTTCGGAGCAAATCTTCAAAGCGTGTGCTAGAATGGCCTCCGTGATCCGCTTCAGGTGGGCCTCGATCGCCGCCGTGAACGCCGGCACCTCCAAATCGCCTGAACCAATTTACTCGTCAGTTCAATCGAGTCAACTGCGAACGATAATTGAAGATGgtgattgggggggggggggggggggggggggaaactTAACTGGGGCCACCGAAGGGGATGGCGGCGGGAGTGAGGCCAACGGCGATTGAAGGCGGAGATTGGACGTGGAGGACGACGAAGTGGCCGGCGGAGGTGGAGTCGGGAGGAGAGGAGGATCGGAGCTTGAGGTTGTCGAGAGCCCAGGTCAAGGCGCTCATGCTCTCCTCACTGCCGTCAACGGCGACGATCACGCAGCCGAGGTTGCCGGACATGGTTAGGGTTCAAATTTGATCGGCGATTCGAACAGGAACTTCCGGTGAAAAATTGGATCCGGATAAGAACAAAGAAGATTGTTGTCAAGTTGGAAATGTATTTTCTCTTGGCCAAATCTCAACAGCATATGTTAAAAATATATTTCACCCGCCCACTTGTGTGATCACTCGAAATTTAAATTACGAATAatactttatttttaattttttttaattaaaaaatagcatttgaacctttttttatttttaattttttttaattaaaaaatagcatttgaacctttttttttttttttttaaccccacccttgatggggctcgaactcctgacctcttatatatgagaccaaagccttaccaccccacccaTCAGCATTTGAACTTGAAACTTCTAACAATTTTAGTAAAGATAAATGCTGATGACTGCCTAAAGGCCTGAGGGCGGCCAACAACACTGACACTAAGCAGGAGTTGCAAGAAGTTGTAATCGACCTGTGGCGGTGTTACAAAGTGTTTATATTTCATAACACCAACGTATTTGGAAGTGCCACTAGAAAATAGAAATCATGCATTCTATTGAGTTGGACAGTGAACACGAATTATGGACACAATTACACAAATACTTGCATGGAAATTTCAGTGTTATCCATTAGGACAAAACACCCGACTCTCAACTCTTCTCATCCCAAAGCAAGGCTTGGGCATATAGGATCTGATTATGACCATCCACTATTTATATATATCAAAACAATGTGCACCTCTTCAAGTGTTGAGAACAAAACTAGTATCCGTGGTAAAAGGTTAAAGTGCTGAAAGCCTGAAATGATGCATCCATCTAATCCAGTACAAACC encodes the following:
- the LOC133746501 gene encoding universal stress protein PHOS34, with protein sequence MSGNLGCVIVAVDGSEESMSALTWALDNLKLRSSSPPDSTSAGHFVVLHVQSPPSIAVGLTPAAIPFGGPSDLEVPAFTAAIEAHLKRITEAILAHALKICSEKKVNVKTQVVVGDPKEKICEAVENLHADLLVMGSRAIGPLKRMFLGSVSNYCANHAQCPVIISKAKGAAS